A genomic window from Streptomyces broussonetiae includes:
- a CDS encoding carbohydrate ABC transporter permease produces MSVQTQGTDTAGEPAVRKARIPGPPRGTGRDSGSASRGAAAPYLLLLPALLATLVLLGWPLVKNGMLSFQNLNPRQLIQHLTEWNGVDNYKEVLTGSDFWKVVERSIFFTAANVVLIMVFGTLIGLLLARLGKKMRLTLLVGLVLAWAMPVIAATTVYQWLFAQRYGVVNWVLDKLGWHSMADYNWMGTQFSTFSVITLLIVWMSIPFVAINLYAATTTIPRELYEAAALDGAGAWQSFTSVTLPFLRPFLYSTTFLEVIWVFKAFPQVFAMNEGGPDRLTETLPVYAYVEGVGNQHFGVGAAISFLTILVLLVMTSYYLRMVLKQEEDEL; encoded by the coding sequence ATGTCAGTGCAGACCCAAGGCACGGACACGGCCGGGGAGCCCGCTGTCCGCAAGGCCCGGATACCCGGGCCGCCGCGGGGTACGGGCCGTGACTCCGGGTCCGCGTCCCGCGGCGCCGCCGCCCCCTACCTCCTGCTGCTGCCGGCGCTGCTGGCCACCCTGGTCCTGCTCGGCTGGCCCCTGGTCAAGAACGGCATGCTGTCGTTCCAGAACCTCAACCCGCGCCAGCTCATCCAGCACCTCACCGAGTGGAACGGCGTCGACAACTACAAAGAGGTCCTGACCGGTTCGGACTTCTGGAAGGTCGTCGAGCGCTCGATCTTCTTCACCGCCGCCAACGTCGTCCTGATCATGGTGTTCGGCACCCTGATCGGACTGCTGCTGGCCCGCCTCGGCAAGAAGATGCGACTCACCCTCCTGGTGGGCCTCGTCCTGGCCTGGGCCATGCCCGTCATCGCGGCCACCACCGTCTACCAGTGGCTGTTCGCCCAGCGCTACGGCGTCGTCAACTGGGTCCTGGACAAGCTCGGCTGGCACTCCATGGCCGACTACAACTGGATGGGCACCCAGTTCTCCACGTTCTCCGTGATCACTCTGCTCATCGTCTGGATGTCGATCCCCTTCGTGGCGATCAACCTCTACGCCGCCACCACCACGATCCCCAGGGAGCTGTACGAGGCCGCCGCCCTGGACGGGGCCGGCGCCTGGCAGAGCTTCACCTCCGTGACCCTGCCCTTCCTGCGGCCGTTCCTGTACTCCACGACCTTCCTCGAGGTCATCTGGGTCTTCAAGGCGTTCCCACAGGTCTTCGCCATGAACGAGGGCGGCCCCGACCGCCTCACCGAGACCCTGCCGGTCTACGCCTACGTCGAGGGCGTCGGCAACCAGCACTTCGGGGTCGGCGCGGCGATCTCGTTCCTCACCATCCTGGTGCTGCTCGTCATGACCTCGTACTACCTGCGCATGGTGCTCAAGCAAGAGGAGGACGAGCTGTGA
- a CDS encoding carbohydrate ABC transporter permease — translation MKRSLFGRIWPNATAVVLFVGFVFPVYWMFATAFKPTNDIIADTPVWFPTNVTLGHFKKAVHADHFWTLVLNSITVTVCSVVFSLLIALFAAFALARMRFKGRRGLIVTFMLAQMAPWEVMIIAIYMIVRDNDMLDSLVPLTVFYTMMVLPLTILTLRGYIAAVPKELEESAMVDGCTRGQAFRKVIFPLLAPGLMATSLFGFITAWNEFPLVLILNKDIEKQTLPLWLSQFQTAFGDDWGATMAASSLFALPILILFIFLQRKAVSGLTDGAVKG, via the coding sequence GTGAAGCGCTCGCTCTTCGGCCGTATCTGGCCCAACGCGACCGCCGTCGTCCTCTTCGTCGGCTTCGTGTTCCCCGTCTACTGGATGTTCGCGACGGCCTTCAAGCCGACCAACGACATCATCGCCGACACCCCGGTGTGGTTCCCGACGAACGTCACCCTCGGCCACTTCAAGAAGGCCGTCCACGCCGACCACTTCTGGACGCTGGTCCTCAACTCCATCACCGTGACGGTCTGTTCGGTGGTGTTCTCGCTCCTGATCGCCCTGTTCGCCGCGTTCGCCCTCGCCCGGATGCGGTTCAAGGGCCGGCGCGGGCTCATCGTCACGTTCATGCTGGCGCAGATGGCCCCCTGGGAGGTCATGATCATCGCCATCTACATGATCGTGCGCGACAACGACATGCTGGACAGCCTCGTCCCCCTCACCGTCTTCTACACGATGATGGTGCTGCCGCTCACGATCCTGACGCTGCGCGGCTACATCGCCGCCGTGCCCAAGGAGCTTGAGGAGTCGGCGATGGTCGACGGCTGCACCCGCGGCCAGGCCTTCCGCAAGGTCATCTTCCCGCTGCTCGCGCCTGGGCTCATGGCGACCTCGCTGTTCGGGTTCATCACCGCCTGGAACGAGTTCCCGCTCGTCCTGATCCTCAACAAGGACATCGAGAAGCAGACCCTGCCGCTGTGGCTGTCGCAGTTCCAGACCGCCTTCGGTGACGACTGGGGCGCCACGATGGCCGCGTCCTCCCTGTTCGCGCTGCCCATCCTGATCCTCTTCATCTTCCTGCAACGCAAGGCTGTCAGCGGTCTGACCGACGGCGCCGTGAAGGGATGA
- a CDS encoding glycoside hydrolase family 3 protein, with amino-acid sequence MTTRATTASDSGSAARDTLTRDALAVLQPGFDGTTAPDWVRRRLGEGLASVALFGRNVVTEQQVTALTAQLRAERDDLLIAIDEESGDVTRLDVRTGSAFPGNHALGAVDDPDLTRAVSRELGRRLAACGVTFDWAPSADVNANPDNPVIGVRSFGASTDLVARHTAAWVEGLQSTGVAACTKHFPGHGDTNVDSHHAVPRIDVDADTLFARELPPFRAAIAAGTRAIMSAHILVPALDPDRPGTLSSRILTELLRGELGYQGLIVTDGMEMRAISGTYGLEHGVVLAIAAGADAICVGGGLCDEGTVLGLRDALVAAVRSGELPEERLADAAARVRALAAWTAGARGAAAETPADPEIGLVAARRALRLTRTGAAAPLTAPVYVAQFEPARNIAVGDQTPWGVATELERLLPGTTTGTFTGDGAGKEALVAADGRRIVAVVRDEHRHDWMRTALDTLLAARPDTVVVEMGLPQAAPRGALHIATYGAARVCGVAAAGAVVAG; translated from the coding sequence ATGACCACACGCGCCACCACCGCGTCCGACAGCGGCTCCGCCGCGCGCGACACCCTCACCCGGGACGCCCTCGCGGTACTGCAGCCGGGCTTCGACGGCACCACCGCGCCCGACTGGGTGCGCCGCCGCCTCGGTGAGGGCCTCGCCTCGGTCGCCCTGTTCGGCCGCAACGTCGTCACCGAGCAACAAGTCACCGCACTCACCGCCCAGTTGCGCGCCGAGCGGGACGACCTGCTGATCGCCATCGACGAGGAGAGCGGCGACGTCACCCGCCTCGACGTGCGCACCGGCTCCGCCTTCCCCGGCAACCACGCCCTCGGCGCCGTCGACGACCCCGACCTCACCCGGGCCGTCTCCCGCGAGCTGGGCCGGCGGCTCGCCGCCTGCGGCGTCACCTTCGACTGGGCGCCGTCCGCAGACGTCAACGCCAACCCCGACAACCCCGTCATCGGCGTCCGCTCCTTCGGCGCGAGCACCGACCTGGTCGCCCGGCACACTGCCGCCTGGGTCGAGGGGCTGCAGTCCACCGGCGTCGCCGCCTGCACCAAGCACTTCCCCGGCCACGGCGACACCAACGTCGACTCCCACCACGCCGTCCCCCGCATCGACGTCGACGCGGACACCCTGTTCGCCCGCGAACTGCCCCCGTTCCGCGCGGCCATCGCCGCCGGCACCCGGGCGATCATGAGCGCGCACATCCTCGTCCCGGCCCTCGACCCCGACCGGCCGGGCACCCTCTCCTCGCGCATCCTCACCGAGCTGCTGCGCGGCGAACTCGGCTACCAGGGCCTGATCGTCACCGACGGCATGGAGATGCGCGCGATATCCGGCACCTACGGTCTGGAACACGGCGTGGTCCTCGCCATCGCGGCCGGCGCCGACGCCATCTGCGTCGGCGGCGGGCTGTGCGACGAGGGCACCGTGCTGGGGCTCCGGGACGCCCTGGTAGCCGCCGTACGCTCCGGTGAACTGCCCGAGGAACGCCTCGCCGACGCCGCCGCCCGGGTGCGCGCGCTCGCCGCATGGACCGCCGGGGCCCGCGGCGCTGCCGCCGAGACCCCGGCCGACCCCGAGATCGGCCTGGTCGCGGCCCGCCGCGCACTGCGCCTCACCCGTACCGGCGCCGCCGCACCGCTCACCGCACCCGTGTACGTCGCCCAGTTCGAACCGGCCCGCAACATCGCCGTCGGGGACCAGACCCCGTGGGGTGTGGCCACCGAACTGGAGCGGCTGCTGCCCGGCACCACCACCGGCACCTTCACCGGCGACGGCGCGGGCAAGGAGGCCCTCGTCGCGGCCGACGGCCGCCGGATCGTCGCGGTCGTCCGCGACGAGCACCGGCACGACTGGATGCGCACCGCACTCGACACCCTGCTCGCCGCCCGCCCCGACACCGTCGTCGTGGAGATGGGCCTGCCGCAGGCCGCCCCGCGCGGCGCCCTGCACATCGCCACCTACGGCGCCGCCCGGGTCTGCGGTGTCGCGGCGGCCGGGGCCGTCGTCGCCGGCTGA
- a CDS encoding phytanoyl-CoA dioxygenase family protein, which translates to MQTPHPFLHRAASDRPYFSADGETYLALTPLRDLEKSRPLRVLSPEDFAFWQTYGYVVVREAITPGEAKQLLDFAWQFQGLDPDDPESWYVQPTFRSELDQHLFIYGFVEAYHHQLIWDSRQNRRVYDAFVDVWDCEELWVTLDRLNLNPPNIRTRSRSLIEPTDEGFDIELHWDVDTTLTVLPQRVQGIIALGDTRPELGGFQCAPELFRRLEEWRVAQPPGRDPIRPGTDRAEFPVIRPDLQAGDLLIFNGLLAHGVAPNLSDNGVRAVQYLSMMPALEEHTTLRDSRVDSWRTRATPDWNGTLLGDAREPEADRYGPATLDPLGRKLLGLDSWTAAAEEAQ; encoded by the coding sequence ATGCAGACGCCCCACCCCTTCCTCCACCGAGCCGCCTCCGACCGCCCCTACTTCAGCGCCGACGGCGAGACCTACCTCGCCCTCACCCCGCTGCGCGACCTGGAGAAGTCCCGGCCTCTCAGGGTGCTCTCCCCGGAGGACTTCGCGTTCTGGCAGACGTACGGCTACGTCGTCGTCCGCGAGGCCATCACCCCCGGCGAGGCCAAGCAACTCCTGGACTTTGCCTGGCAGTTCCAGGGACTGGACCCCGACGACCCCGAATCCTGGTACGTACAGCCGACGTTCCGCTCCGAACTCGACCAGCACCTGTTCATCTACGGCTTCGTCGAGGCCTACCACCACCAGCTCATCTGGGACAGCCGCCAGAACCGGCGCGTCTACGACGCCTTCGTGGACGTGTGGGACTGCGAGGAGCTGTGGGTCACCCTGGACCGGCTCAACCTCAACCCGCCCAACATACGCACCCGTTCCCGCTCCCTGATCGAGCCCACCGACGAGGGCTTCGACATCGAACTGCACTGGGACGTCGACACCACTCTCACCGTCCTCCCGCAGCGCGTGCAGGGCATCATCGCCCTGGGCGACACCCGGCCCGAACTCGGCGGCTTCCAGTGCGCCCCGGAACTCTTCCGCCGCCTCGAGGAGTGGCGCGTGGCCCAGCCGCCCGGCCGCGACCCGATACGGCCCGGCACCGACCGCGCCGAGTTCCCCGTGATCCGCCCCGACCTCCAGGCCGGTGACCTGCTGATCTTCAACGGGCTGCTGGCGCACGGCGTCGCTCCGAACCTCTCTGACAACGGTGTCCGGGCCGTCCAGTACCTGTCGATGATGCCCGCCCTGGAGGAGCACACCACCCTGCGCGACTCCCGGGTCGACTCCTGGCGCACGCGTGCGACACCCGACTGGAACGGCACGCTCCTCGGCGACGCCCGCGAACCCGAGGCCGACCGCTACGGGCCCGCCACGCTCGACCCGCTCGGCAGAAAGCTGCTCGGACTGGACTCCTGGACCGCCGCCGCGGAAGAGGCGCAGTGA
- a CDS encoding DUF6271 family protein, protein MNRICLCLPTNRACAATITAIHQEAAYAAGRFGADVQLLILDSSDERTRAEHRRAVAALPPTTYVTVHHLDENAQRVFLRRTIETAGLPDPDRLLSLMLPPAVSYGACTNRAFLLATALGCDSLHRRDSDSTYQLHDGQPVFPVHHELPYLGRPAAEAAASGLRTDLDAALLGHPVSLAGASFVGELSVDIDGIRQLDDGVYHDVVSLWAPGDWPEERKRDLVEESFTGAGRAPFTGDRATLTVVDAMRVDMCNIAFDRAVYERVPLPPATDTIGSDYFLLHLVHDAGLPGILHNRHIENFHTPERRSDTGFPAYQRRFVKFLLSMLYFHDVYGRMAEAGERLLDDRRRVRADPIVEFLRESTTLDRAENLWRLDRLDTAYRKLGGRYAAFADRLAVMRGQLLDEAESDIEDFADLAQAWPALVEAARP, encoded by the coding sequence GTGAACCGCATCTGCCTCTGCCTGCCCACCAACCGGGCCTGCGCCGCCACCATCACCGCGATCCACCAGGAAGCCGCCTACGCGGCCGGGCGCTTCGGCGCCGACGTCCAGCTGCTCATCCTCGACTCAAGCGACGAGCGCACCCGCGCCGAGCACAGGCGGGCCGTCGCCGCCCTGCCCCCGACCACGTACGTCACCGTCCACCACCTCGACGAGAACGCCCAACGCGTCTTCCTGCGCCGGACCATCGAAACCGCGGGCCTGCCCGACCCCGACCGCCTGCTGAGCCTCATGCTCCCGCCCGCCGTCTCCTACGGCGCCTGCACCAACCGTGCCTTCCTGCTGGCCACCGCCCTCGGCTGCGACTCCCTGCACCGCAGGGACTCCGACAGCACCTACCAACTCCACGACGGACAGCCGGTGTTCCCGGTCCACCACGAGCTGCCGTACCTCGGCCGGCCTGCCGCCGAGGCCGCCGCCTCGGGCCTGCGCACCGACCTCGACGCGGCGCTGCTGGGCCACCCGGTGTCACTGGCCGGCGCCTCCTTCGTCGGTGAACTCTCCGTCGACATCGACGGGATACGGCAGCTGGACGACGGCGTCTACCACGACGTCGTCAGCCTGTGGGCGCCCGGTGACTGGCCCGAGGAGCGCAAGCGGGACCTGGTCGAGGAGTCCTTCACCGGCGCGGGCAGGGCGCCGTTCACCGGTGACCGTGCCACCCTCACCGTGGTCGACGCCATGCGCGTCGACATGTGCAACATCGCCTTCGACCGGGCGGTCTACGAGCGCGTCCCGCTGCCGCCCGCCACCGACACCATCGGCAGCGACTACTTCCTGCTGCACCTGGTGCACGACGCCGGCCTGCCCGGCATCCTGCACAACCGGCACATCGAGAACTTCCACACCCCCGAACGCCGCAGCGACACCGGCTTCCCGGCCTACCAGCGCCGGTTCGTGAAGTTCCTGCTGTCGATGCTCTACTTCCACGACGTGTACGGCCGCATGGCCGAGGCGGGTGAGCGGCTGCTGGACGACCGGCGCCGGGTACGAGCCGACCCCATCGTGGAGTTCCTGCGCGAGAGCACCACCCTCGACCGCGCCGAGAACCTCTGGCGCCTGGACCGACTGGACACGGCGTACCGGAAGCTCGGCGGCAGATATGCCGCCTTCGCCGACCGGCTCGCCGTCATGCGCGGCCAGTTGCTGGATGAGGCGGAGTCGGACATCGAGGACTTCGCCGACCTGGCACAGGCCTGGCCCGCCCTTGTCGAGGCGGCCCGGCCATGA
- a CDS encoding GNAT family N-acetyltransferase, whose product MNALGESLAAAETDRIIYDLSGIEHQYNSLLGELPGIRVRFALKACPVDEVLHSLAAAGSGFDAASPAEITQALHAGAQPDRIHYGNTVKSDHDIAAAHRLGVRTFATDSLEDVAAIAAHAPRARVFCRLATSGEGALWGLSRKFGCTPEDAVRVLESARAAGLTPAGLSVHVGSQQMTCEAWQQALDTLAETLTALAGRGIVLDHLNLGGGLPALGYQDRHGNPLDPPLDKILAVLREGMDHLRGLSPSPLAFVLEPGRHLVADHGAVRAHVSRLTRRRQPDGTVAHWLYLSCGKFNGLYEMDQLTHRMVFPNHLDAQDHVPAIVAGPTCDSDDAYGEGRHPVRVPAALTSGDPVWILSAGAYATSYMTQGFNGTARCRASAYPARKDTTHMTDLVRGITEADWPQVAALEAGAYADTSLAEGEAALRSRASAGTCFVLDLDDRIAAYLLALPYPRFRFPDLARPEQVVHHSSNLHLHDLVVTAPLRRRGLGTRMVRHLTGVARARGFATMSLIAVAGKEPFWRANGYHPHREASVPAGYGSGAVYMSARLAAQREAS is encoded by the coding sequence ATGAATGCACTCGGTGAATCCCTGGCCGCAGCCGAGACCGACCGGATCATCTACGACCTGAGCGGCATCGAGCACCAGTACAACTCGCTGCTCGGCGAACTGCCCGGAATCCGGGTCCGCTTCGCCCTCAAGGCCTGTCCCGTGGACGAGGTCCTGCACAGCCTGGCCGCAGCGGGCTCCGGCTTCGACGCGGCAAGCCCCGCCGAAATCACCCAAGCCCTCCACGCCGGCGCGCAGCCGGACCGCATCCACTACGGCAACACCGTCAAGTCCGACCACGACATCGCGGCAGCCCACCGCCTGGGTGTCCGCACCTTTGCCACCGACAGCCTCGAGGACGTCGCCGCCATCGCCGCGCACGCGCCGCGCGCCCGGGTGTTCTGCCGCCTCGCCACCAGCGGGGAGGGCGCCCTGTGGGGCCTGAGCCGCAAGTTCGGCTGCACACCCGAGGACGCCGTACGGGTCCTGGAGTCCGCCCGCGCGGCCGGGCTCACCCCGGCCGGTCTGTCCGTGCACGTCGGTTCCCAGCAGATGACCTGCGAGGCCTGGCAGCAGGCCCTGGACACCCTCGCCGAGACCCTGACGGCCCTGGCCGGGCGGGGGATCGTACTCGACCACCTCAATCTCGGCGGCGGCCTGCCCGCGCTCGGCTACCAGGACCGCCACGGCAACCCCCTCGACCCGCCCCTGGACAAGATCCTCGCCGTGCTCCGCGAGGGCATGGACCACCTGCGCGGCCTGAGCCCCTCCCCGCTCGCCTTCGTCCTGGAACCGGGCCGTCATCTGGTGGCCGACCACGGCGCGGTCCGCGCGCACGTCTCCCGGCTGACCCGGCGCCGGCAGCCGGACGGAACAGTCGCCCACTGGCTGTATCTGAGCTGCGGCAAGTTCAACGGGCTCTACGAGATGGACCAGTTGACACACCGGATGGTCTTCCCGAACCACCTCGACGCACAGGACCACGTCCCTGCGATCGTCGCCGGCCCCACCTGCGACAGCGACGACGCCTACGGCGAGGGCCGCCACCCGGTCCGCGTCCCTGCGGCCCTCACCTCCGGCGACCCGGTCTGGATCCTGTCCGCCGGCGCCTACGCCACCAGCTACATGACCCAGGGGTTCAACGGCACCGCCCGCTGCCGTGCGTCTGCGTACCCGGCCAGGAAGGACACCACCCACATGACTGACCTCGTACGGGGCATCACCGAGGCGGACTGGCCTCAGGTCGCGGCCCTGGAGGCCGGGGCGTACGCGGACACCTCGCTGGCGGAGGGCGAGGCCGCCCTGCGCTCCCGGGCCTCGGCGGGCACCTGCTTCGTCCTGGACCTCGACGACCGGATCGCGGCATACCTCCTCGCCCTGCCCTACCCGAGGTTCCGCTTCCCGGACCTGGCCCGGCCCGAGCAGGTGGTCCACCACTCCTCCAACCTCCACCTGCACGACCTCGTCGTCACCGCGCCCCTGCGGCGCCGAGGGCTCGGCACCCGCATGGTCCGGCATCTGACCGGCGTGGCCCGGGCCCGCGGTTTCGCGACCATGTCGCTGATCGCGGTCGCCGGCAAGGAGCCCTTCTGGCGGGCCAACGGCTACCACCCGCACCGTGAGGCGAGCGTGCCGGCGGGCTACGGCAGCGGCGCGGTGTACATGTCGGCGCGGCTTGCCGCGCAGCGGGAGGCGAGCTGA
- a CDS encoding MFS transporter has product MPTTTGPAGFRRAKWSTAALFCFLGFQYGTWVSRLPALKTRLDLGAGEVGLLLMACGAGAAASFPLVAVLMRRLGSRRLSLVSAACLIAVLAALAVVPNYLLALPTVCADGVAVGCLNVAMNAQGAALEKAYDRTAMSQLHATFSAGLLAAALLTSGVTTLTGSVPTHFAVAGALLLLLLTAARPGLLTHRESAASDGPKQQRRWTLPTGTTLLLGCAMAFGTITEGAMNDWSTLYLKDVVKASATVAPLGIAVVSVMMLLARLCADRWRTRWGDGRVVRVGSAVAAAGLALALFAGGVLPTLLGFACVGLGAAAVTPCVYVAAAGHGSDALALVAAMGTTGLLAGPALIGFVASAASLTLGMATVAASALIVTLTAFRIPWPDRTRTPSAAAASAPARENA; this is encoded by the coding sequence ATGCCCACCACGACCGGCCCCGCCGGCTTTCGCCGGGCCAAATGGTCCACAGCGGCGCTGTTCTGCTTCCTCGGCTTCCAGTACGGCACCTGGGTCTCCCGCCTCCCCGCACTCAAGACCCGGCTGGACCTGGGCGCCGGGGAGGTGGGTCTGCTGCTGATGGCCTGCGGGGCCGGGGCCGCGGCCTCCTTCCCGTTGGTCGCCGTCCTGATGCGGCGCCTGGGCTCCCGTCGGCTGTCCCTCGTCTCGGCCGCATGCCTGATCGCCGTCCTGGCCGCACTCGCCGTCGTCCCGAACTACCTGCTGGCGCTGCCCACCGTGTGCGCCGACGGCGTCGCGGTCGGCTGCCTCAACGTCGCCATGAACGCCCAGGGTGCCGCTCTGGAGAAGGCGTACGACCGCACCGCCATGTCCCAGCTGCACGCCACGTTCAGCGCCGGACTGCTGGCCGCCGCCCTGCTGACCTCCGGCGTGACCACCCTGACCGGGTCGGTCCCGACGCACTTCGCCGTGGCCGGGGCCCTGTTGCTGCTCCTGCTCACCGCCGCCCGCCCCGGTCTGCTGACCCACCGGGAGTCGGCGGCCTCCGACGGGCCGAAGCAGCAACGCCGTTGGACCCTGCCCACCGGCACCACCTTGCTCCTGGGCTGCGCCATGGCCTTCGGCACGATCACCGAGGGCGCCATGAACGACTGGTCGACGCTCTATCTCAAGGACGTCGTCAAGGCCTCGGCGACCGTGGCGCCGCTCGGTATCGCCGTCGTCTCCGTGATGATGCTCCTGGCCCGCCTGTGCGCGGACCGCTGGCGCACCCGCTGGGGCGACGGGCGGGTGGTCCGGGTCGGCAGCGCGGTGGCCGCCGCCGGGCTGGCCCTCGCCCTGTTCGCCGGCGGGGTGCTGCCGACCCTGCTTGGCTTCGCCTGCGTCGGCCTCGGCGCGGCCGCCGTCACGCCGTGCGTCTACGTCGCTGCCGCCGGCCACGGCTCCGACGCGCTGGCCCTGGTCGCCGCGATGGGCACCACGGGCCTGCTGGCCGGGCCCGCCCTGATCGGCTTCGTCGCGAGCGCGGCGAGCCTGACCCTGGGCATGGCCACGGTCGCCGCATCAGCCCTGATCGTCACGCTGACGGCGTTCCGCATCCCGTGGCCCGACCGCACCCGCACACCGTCCGCCGCCGCGGCTTCGGCGCCGGCCCGTGAGAACGCATAG
- a CDS encoding cold-shock protein: MPLGRIAVYNDADGVGIITDEDGERRPFSGMETQTVREGQRVQFDVVGEKATNVIALR, encoded by the coding sequence ATGCCGCTCGGAAGGATCGCCGTGTACAACGACGCGGACGGCGTGGGCATCATCACCGACGAGGACGGCGAACGGCGCCCGTTCTCGGGCATGGAGACTCAGACCGTACGCGAGGGCCAGCGGGTCCAGTTCGACGTCGTCGGCGAGAAGGCCACCAATGTGATCGCCCTCAGGTGA
- a CDS encoding helix-turn-helix domain-containing protein: MADDYLVRIGKLIRDARQHRGWTQTQLAEALGTSQSAVNRIERGNQNISLEMIARIGEALDSEIVSLGYAGPMHLRVVGGRRLSGAIDVKTSKNACVALLCASLLNKGRTVLRRVARIEEVYRLLEVLNSIGVRTRWINDGVDLELVPPAQLEMAAIDADAAVRTRSIIMFFGPLLHRMDHFKLPYAGGCDLGTRTIEPHMIALRRFGLDIAATEGQYHAQVDRTVRPVRPIVLTERGDTVTENALLAAARHDGVTVIRNASSNYMVQDLCFFLEALGVKVEGIGTTTLTVHGVPNIDVDVDYSPSEDPVEAMSLLAAAVVTESELTVRRVPIEFLEIELAVLEEMGLDHDRSPEYCADNGRTRLVDLTVRPSKLEAPIDKIHPMPFPGLNIDNVPFFAAIAAVAQGQTLIHDWVYDNRAIYLTDLNRLGGRLQLLDPHRVLVEGPTRWRAAEMMCPPALRPAVVVLLAMMAAEGTSVLRNVYVINRGYEDLAERLNSIGAQIEIFRDI; encoded by the coding sequence ATGGCAGACGACTACCTCGTACGCATCGGCAAGCTCATCCGTGACGCCCGGCAGCACCGTGGCTGGACACAGACGCAGCTCGCGGAGGCGCTCGGCACCAGTCAGAGTGCGGTCAACCGCATCGAGCGGGGGAACCAGAACATCAGCCTTGAGATGATTGCCCGTATCGGTGAGGCCCTGGACAGCGAGATCGTCTCCCTGGGGTACGCGGGCCCGATGCATCTACGAGTCGTCGGCGGCCGCCGGCTGTCCGGTGCCATCGACGTCAAGACGAGCAAGAACGCCTGTGTGGCGCTGCTGTGCGCCTCCCTGCTCAACAAGGGCCGCACGGTGCTGCGGCGGGTGGCCCGCATCGAGGAGGTGTACCGCCTGCTGGAGGTGCTGAACTCCATCGGCGTGCGCACCCGCTGGATCAACGACGGCGTCGACCTGGAGCTGGTGCCGCCGGCCCAGCTGGAAATGGCGGCGATCGACGCGGACGCCGCCGTGCGCACCCGCTCGATCATCATGTTCTTCGGCCCGCTGCTGCACCGCATGGACCACTTCAAGCTGCCGTACGCCGGCGGCTGCGACCTCGGCACCCGGACCATCGAGCCGCACATGATCGCGCTGCGCCGGTTCGGCCTGGACATCGCGGCCACCGAGGGCCAGTACCACGCGCAGGTCGACCGCACGGTCCGCCCCGTCCGGCCGATCGTGCTGACCGAGCGCGGCGACACCGTGACCGAGAACGCCCTGCTGGCCGCCGCCCGGCACGACGGCGTCACGGTCATCCGCAACGCCTCCTCCAACTACATGGTCCAGGACCTGTGCTTCTTCCTGGAGGCACTCGGCGTCAAGGTCGAGGGCATCGGCACCACCACGCTGACCGTGCACGGCGTGCCGAACATCGACGTCGACGTCGACTACTCCCCCTCCGAGGACCCGGTCGAGGCGATGAGCCTGCTGGCCGCCGCGGTGGTGACCGAGTCCGAACTGACCGTACGCCGCGTCCCCATCGAGTTCCTGGAGATCGAGCTGGCGGTCCTGGAGGAGATGGGCCTCGACCACGACCGCAGCCCCGAGTATTGCGCGGACAACGGCCGCACCCGCCTGGTGGACCTGACCGTCCGGCCCTCCAAGCTGGAGGCCCCGATCGACAAGATCCACCCCATGCCGTTCCCGGGCCTGAACATCGACAACGTCCCGTTCTTCGCGGCCATCGCGGCGGTCGCACAGGGCCAGACCCTCATCCACGACTGGGTCTACGACAACCGCGCGATCTACCTCACCGACCTCAACCGCCTTGGCGGCCGGCTCCAGTTGCTGGACCCGCACCGGGTCCTGGTCGAGGGCCCGACCCGCTGGCGCGCCGCCGAGATGATGTGCCCGCCGGCTCTGCGCCCCGCCGTGGTCGTCCTGCTGGCGATGATGGCGGCCGAGGGCACGTCGGTCCTGCGCAACGTGTACGTCATCAACCGGGGTTACGAGGATCTCGCCGAGCGCCTGAACTCGATCGGGGCGCAGATCGAGATCTTCCGGGACATCTAG